Genomic segment of Drosophila simulans strain w501 chromosome 2R, Prin_Dsim_3.1, whole genome shotgun sequence:
ACGCAAACGAAAACGTAATTGAAATGTTACAGCTATGAAATTACACAAATAAAGAAGGAGTGATATGACGCACTACCAGCTGAGACCCCAATATATCGAAACGTGTCCGAAATTGGGGTTGAATCTGAGTCGTTATCATTTGCGAAGGCGCCCCGTATAATATGATACTTCATCAATTCAaagaaaaaccatttaatatGGAAATGACCTCAGAAAGGGGAAAGACCCGTCCGACAATCAAATTGGATGATGTGATATGAAATCGAGAAGGCTTACGGAACTtggcacacagaaaaaaatgttcaatctATCCATTCTTCCTTACACTGGTAATTGTTCATAGATAAGAGTTTAAGAGCATTTCCTGTTTTTCAGTAAATTGTAAATCTGATTTCAAGTGCCAAGGAAAACCACAAAAGCGTATTTGTTATATATCTTTTCCTATCTGTAATGTGGCACAATCGAAAGAAGCAAATTTGCATGTGACGCATATATACGACAGACATCGTAAAATCTCAGAGAAAAGCAGATATGGCCGCGAGTTACAAACTGGCGACAAATGAGCAAAGGAAGTGCATAAGCGGCAACCGGAAGCCGAAGTATTTCGAGCCCGGGCGAAGACGAATTGAGAGCTGTTAACGCATTTACAAGCCTCGGCGACGACAATGAAATATCGCCGAAGATTATCAGGACCGGGGAGTCCGGAGTCCGGACTCCGGCGCATTTACTTTGCATAATAAGCCGGATTATGGCGGCCCCTCGAGCTCTATAAAGCGGAGTGAGATGACGTTGACAATTGATTGctggcaatggaaatggcacggaaaaatatttgccggATTTCATTAAGCGTCACGGAAATGGGCGAGtgaaaaatttgatttagcGTAGTGTGAAGTTCATCAGAGGCGCCATCTCTGACTGACTGGAGGTAATGTTTTTATGTTAGAAATCACTTAGACCTTTGGTCAGCGGAAGTGGCCATAAAATAGCCATGgcgcatccacatccgcatctttggccataaattcgaCTGTGAAATTGAAACTTAAAATGCGTAAAGTATACGCCCCATTCGCCGGCCGCCAAGTCTGAAGTTGCCTGAAGAgcagtttcaatttttatgtgtattttatatgCCTACTGTAAATTGCCGGCCATCTTGCCATAGAGTCCTGCTCTGCGTTTCCCCATCCTTCGCGGCTTTTTCCGCCAAAGCTCAAAGGCCAGAGGCTCACAAATGTTGCCGCCGTTTCTTTCTTGCCACTTTGGTGTCTATTCAGGGGGCTTCCCCCGAAAACTCCACGTTCACGTTCGCAATCGTCATAAATCTTATGGCCACATCTTGAATTTATGTGCCTCCCGCACCCTTTGAAGTTCCAGCCGGAGTGCGAGTCCCATTCTGCGGCTGTGTTTTGTGGCTTAGATTAGCAATTCTGGCATCTGCTGGCGATTTTCTATTGATTTTCGCAGTGCCACTTATTGAATTTGTTTGCACTGCTCTgctctggccaaaaagttttttaatcaaaagtCCTTCCCGAAAATAGTTCGCTTAAAGTGTTTAGCCAAATGACAGACAGAGTCCAGCAGCTTGCACTTTGACTGGCAACAATCCGAAACGTTTCAATTCCGCACAAGACAAAGACCGAGAAACAAAAGCCACTGTAGCAGAGGCATTTTcagctaaaatatttacagcaaaaatgttttgtgcAGAGATAGCAAACAAAGGGATGGCCATCCCCAACCTTTGCCTTTTTAAGGGCAGATTTCATTACTGGCTGACCAGCATGCCGCTCTAAGACAATCAAAGGTGAGCTGGCAACTGCGACGACAGGAGGGTTTgggtttcttttattttccgccTGGTTGGAGTACGAGCCGAGGCTGGGAGTAGGGGTtggagatggcgatggagCCAAAGTCACGTGGATATGCGGATGCTGGAATCCGCCAGATTTGCTGCCCTGGGAAAGATGCGGCCACCAGCAGACCAACGCAGCTGAGCTGCATCCACCGCCACGAAAATTGGCGTCtgccaaacataaataaaaaggggAAAGGTAGACAAATCCGGAATAAATAACAGCGTTTGTCTGGCCCGTCCTGCGGCGGTCTGCAATCCGGactgggatcgggatcgggttCGGGTTCGGGACTGTGCTGGGCTGGGGTCTGAAGTCTGGAATCAGGAGAGGGTAGTGCCACGTCAGCACGGACGTTATGGCAACCGACGGCGTCGAGACACCTGCCCATTGTGGCTCTTCCAGGCACTTTGCCCCCGCGTTGCGTATACGCTCAGTTGCACCGCAAAATGAGCGAAAGTCGCAGCGTCTATTTGCCATGGCAATGGTATTGCCAGCACCACTGGCAAAGGCAATGTGTCTTTTGTAGCGcgcttttaataaaatataaccaTTTAATTGGTGTGGCAACCGTAGGAAGCTGCCTTTTTCCCGCTTCCTGTCTCCAACTTAAAGTTGTCATTCAATAAGGAAACCTTAAGGATTCATATGTAGcctttttgggaaaaaaatatatattcttttcaaataataaatctTTATATAAAGTAGTGCACACCtagtaattttattattactagAATGTATAGCTGCCAGTTAAACGTTACTTTTGAGCAAACCCTTGATAGCCTCACGCAATGACTATAAAATATTCCTCAGCTTATTGGCGACTTCAGTCTGAATTCATTGCTCGATGAAGAAGCAATGGGAGCTGCACCTCAGTTAGTGTTGATTGCGATCGTTTTAAGTGTGTGCCATTCCACATGTTCGTACCATCCTCGCTTGTCCGCTTACAAGCTTGTGTTCGAGGTTCCACTGACGCCACTCGAAGAGGAGAAAATTCAAGAAGTCAGGGAACTCGTTTTAGACACCGGGGATAATGGATCCATTACATTGAAATACTTGGTTAGCCTACTTGGAAGGCTTACAGAGCGGTATGTGCAACTTGAAGAGAACTCGAAAGTTCAAGGCGTTCTCATAGACAATCTTAAGACACTTGAGACCGTAGCCAAAAAAATAAGCGAATTAAAAAGtaaggaaattaataaaatgcaagATGAATTACTTGAGTGTTCAAAAACTCAAGAAAAATCACAGATGCAAGAGGTCGAGATCGAGAACTGTAAGATCCTACTAACCCAAAAGACAAATATTCTAACAAGATTGGAAGTCCAATTAAACGCGTGTAACAATACTCTGGTGGCAAATGAGGAATTAATTAAGATCCTGCAACTGAAAAATACGGAAAGCACTACTACTACTGAACCCACGAGTCATCCAGAAAATGGTGTAACTTTAAAAACCGATATCAAGGATTTGTTCCAGTCTCAGCAAAGTGGCTGCGCTGCACTTGGGAATTTTACCGGAGTAAAATCCATCGAAGTGCCTACGATGGGAGAGGTTAATGTCTATTGCAATAGCCTTCTGGCGGGACCTGGTTGGATAGTAATCCAGAGAcgagaaaatggcaaaaccaACTTTATCCGCAAATGGATGGAGTATAGGGAGGGCTTTGGAAACATAACGGGGGAGTTTTTTATTGGACTGCAGACGCTTCATCAGCTCACCAAATCGGAACATTATGAGCTACATATTCAATTGGAAGATTTTGAGGGAGAGCAGAGATTTGCCCACTACGATCGATTTGAGGTGGATGAGGAGGACTCGGGCTATGCACTCGTATCCCTTGGAAAATACACTGGCAATGCTGGTGATGCACTAACTCATAATCTCCATGCCAAGTTCAGTACTTACGATGAGGATAACCTTGAAAAATGCGCAGCTAGGAAGGAAGGTGCCTGGTGGTACGGGGACAAATGTGGTTTTAGGTGAGATCACAAGCTAAATGTATGTAGGAAACttgttaattttgtatttctcCCATATCCCCAGCAATCTGAATGGCATCTATTCTGTTGGAGATCAGATATATGACTACGATGGCGTAGGAGTCTTTTGGAACACAGCCGAGTGGCACGATAACACTTATTCCCTTAAGACAGTACACATGTTGATAAGGCCAAAGCTGAATTAaacgaaaaatgtaaaacgaTTCTAGTTCCTTTTAAAAGATCATAAACTGCAGTACTTCTTGCTCAGATAAGTACAGCGAGTAGTAATTAGTAATAAAAACCTTGGAAAAACAGATTGTACTGAAGTATTCAATGCAAAATAAGATATAATTAgaaaccataaataaaatgtactaTAATCTTGCAATAGAGTGCACTTTGATATTAATTATTGTGGAGTAATTATAAGTGATAAAAAGTGTCGCTGCATTCAACTTAGCTTGTATAAATACCCGAGTGCATAGGCAATTTTCATAACTATCGTCCGATGGCAACTGCTTTGCCAACACCCCGACTTGAAAACACGctctttaattaattcaaagaCAAGTGCAAAGATTCGCACCACCACGATgaggacgatgacgaggaTTCGGAGGGGGATGACTCTGGGTGTGAGGGGAACGATGCCTAAATGGCTGCAATCAATTAAGAGCCAACAAAGTCAACCGTCGCCGTATCGATGTCAACCAAGCAGCTGTGATGACATCCCGGCATTCAGGATCCAGCTTTTCCCCAGTCAGCAAATTAATGAACAACTCACCCAATTgagggaaatgggaaagcgTACGAGTACAacgggaatggaaatggaaatgagcTGGATGACAGCCtcatatttgcatattcatgGTCGGGAGTGAGAATCTGCACTGCCGTGCTCTAAGCCATTGCTTCCGCCCATCTGGTCAACGAATTTTCTGGCTAAATGCCTTTGGTTTACTTTAATTAGTTGTTTAGTTTGTCTAGCTAAGTGAGAGCCGTAAAAAAACAAGTCGAATCGCTCGGGCCGGGCACCAGTCAAAGCCAGACTGCGCTCTAATGGAACTAAACTAAGAGAAAATGCGTTCCCCGGTTAATGGACGGGACGCACTTCATTAGATATTCTCTTTCCAATGCTAATATGCATGCACTCAATGTGCAAATAGTTTGAGAGCCGGAATCCGACATCAGCGAATAGATACAGTATACACAGCAGCTAGTACGGATTTTCCCAGTAATTTGGGGAAAGGCGGATAGAGGTTGACAAGTCTAGCTACGAGCCTCCCAAACTAGCCACTTAGCCACGGTAACCATCAGTTTGAAGGGGATGACGAAAGCTGTTATAATCTCGTCgcataaattaaagcaaattgaCACATGACACAAGAATTCTTATCCAGctataataaaaactaaaaagcaCCTCTAAAGAAAATCTTGGCTAAGTATAAatcctttttatttgtataatgacaacttattttaagcatataataaaaatctaatttgatgtataaattatatgtatgcatactaaacattttccttttagGAAAAGCGACACTTTGAAAGCACCTTCacatttttaacttatttcTTGTCAGCTGTTTTTCAGTGAACAATATTGACGTGTGAAGACTTCAAAACAACGGCAAATTAGCTGCTGATTCGACACCCACGACCGAAACTTGCCAAACTCAATGTCATGACaacgaaattaataaaagcaaGCCAGAAGCAAGAAGCaccaaaaatcaaaagcaacagcatAGCACGAGCAACAAATAATGTCGCATGCATAAAAAGGGCCTCCACAATTTAACGCTTGAATGTTCCGACAGACGTCGACATATGTTGGGACCCACGTGTGTCAGTGTGTCCGTGTGCGGTGTGTGGAACTGCCAGCGTTGCGTATatcaaagtttttaataatacttgGCTAAAATACCaaaggaaaaacttttattaataaaGTTTCTTTCTTTCCTTCTGTCCTTTCTGGCAGCAAACACGAAGAGGCTTCTGCTCCTGAGGCTTCTTttccccttttggccaaccaGCTTCTAGGGTTTAATTATGGCTACAAGAAAGTAGTGGACTTCAAGTAAGGCAAAtgcttaaacttttttattattttcgctTGTTACACATACGCATATTGATAAGAAAAACATGCATGCGCAAAACACAGTTCGGGAACTCAAAACAAACGCGCACCTTTTGTTAAGAAACACCAAGATTAAACATAGgttacgaaataaaaaaaaaataataaatttgaaCGGAGTAGTGAACAGATGTGCACAAGTTGTAACTACAGCTGTTATTTGCTGTTAGGTTTTGTTCGCGTTATTTGTTTGCGCATAAACGCTTCACGAAACGAAATGAGCAGTAAAGCCCTTGTAAGGGCGACACTTGTCGCATCCGCAACAATTGCTTTTTTCGGCTGCATGTTCAAGTGCACAATTTTTGCCGTCGGCGAagatattaaaatttaagctGAATGCCATCGAACGAACCGGGCTGAAAAGCAGGCCCGGAAATAGTTTCCTCCAAGTCTTGCCAATTGCGCTCGTGATTTCGCTTAttcgttttttgtgtttttgattttgtcgTATTTGTCTGGTGATAGAAAAGCAGAGCCGCTGGCAGCGCAGCAACTTTTGCCcaaatacttttaattaaaatttcaaattattttcgcCTCTCGCAGACGTCGACAGATGGAAGTGGGCAAAGTAGGCGTGGCAGGAAGCCCAGAGCTGGAGACAAAGATGAGCACAAGTGCAGTTAGCGAGTGCAATGGCGCACAAGATGGCGAAAGGATCCGGAGAATCTGAAGCGCTGAAATATTCAAAgcgcattttcaatttaaaagttttgcactcgggcatatttatttattttatttcgcaatttttgttttctgctcATCATTGAGTCCGTCGAGGCGGGGCTAGTGTCTTTGACCAAAGTTTGGCTCCTCCAAGTAGGCAATGTCATTGAGAtcgggtggtgggcggtgggtggttttCGGTTGGTGGTGGATATGAATGCCCTACAAGCGGCAACTTAATGCAATTTCGCTCTGGCAGATTTCATTTGTGTGACAaatggggggcgtggccatgcaaatcgcaaataaaaagaactcattaaaagtttatgcCACAAAGTTTGGCACCCGACCCGATGCCACGCCCCTATCCTCCGCCTGCCACCCTACGCCCACCGCAATGCCATTCAACCCAAGCCAAAACTGCAACTTGTTTTGACCAAGAGAAAAGAAGAAGGCAACTTCCGCTGattgcatttcgttttttttttttcgagcaaATGGgctggtttttgttttcgggtGTTGTGCAATAGTTCTAAAAgcaagtttattttataactATCAATTGCCAGGCAGCCTACactgaaaacttttcaaaggGGCTTTGTTCAGAAGTTTAATCGGAAAGTACTTAGGCTCTTCTTCCACCTTTGCTGGATTGGAAAATTATATAGACTTTGGAGACTGAAATAGATGAGATCTATTATTGGAAAACGCAGATACTATGTGAAACGGACaagtgttttgtttggcatttcaaaataaaatgactACCCGCCATCCTTATCTACGCCAGCAGATCAATCATTAAATAATGATAACCGGTAATTCGAGTGTGCACTATCAGAATTATAGGTCACTCTTTTGTGGCTTGTTATCTGCAAGTAATTCCACTCTTTTGTGGCCTGCGATCCCAATAATCGAAATGACAGTTGACAATCCCTACACCAATAATCGAATAAAGTATCACACGGGGGCAGGAGTGGCACGTGCGACACGTTTCCCAGTTCTCCAGTTCCCAGCCAGTTCAAAAAGTCAATTCGAATTAAACAACGCATTTgattgccataaaaatgggCGGTCGCCCGTATTTATTGTCCGCTCGATTCGCGGTTTGCATGCtcagcaaatgcattttttctaTTTCAGTTTCAGCCATGTCTCTGTGTTCTGTTTGGGCCCAAAAGCAAAACGTGTCTGGCCACGGCCGCTCCCAAGACaggtaaataaaattgaaattattctGTGCAGCAAAACTGATGGAAAAAAGTCTTGCAATCTAGTAAAACCGCCACACACACTCTGAAAATACCCAGAGTGAAccttgaaaaaaaataagaatctGGTAAAAAACACGAACGGGCGGCGTTTCAATTAGCCGTCCTCTAGCAACTTGTCCAGCAATTAGGTGTGTTTTAGCCGGCCAAAACGATTCTAATCGCTTGAGTTTTAACATAGATTTCGCCTTTGCTTTATTTGCCCgccttttgtttaattttagccCCGGTTCGAACACTGTTTTTGCTGTCATGCTGTCCACCGTCATGTTGCCGGTGACGGTGACATTAGCTGGAGTTCTAACCTGAACCCTGAGCCAAAGAGAGCTAGCTGCCCGGCCACACACAAGCCCCGAGTTGCCGCCCGATCATACACCCCAGATatgacaaatttaattaaggtTAATTTTCACTTGGCCTTCTCTTTTTTAGCCCGTCTGATGTTTAGTTCACATAACAGTTCATGTCATAGTGGTCTGTTTGCAGTATATAGTTGTATGTTTCCGGGAAGAATTATCCTTTTTTTCAATCGCCTAATAACTAAACTAAATAACATACTCAGAAGAATATATGGTACGGTTAATTAAAGcttatacttttatttttttctgccttAATTCTGTTTAGATTTCCCCAATGGATCATCGATCACATTTCTTTCAATTCCCAAACTGCCTACGCACAGCAGAGGGCGCCACTCTCTCGCAGCTACCTCCGCTCCCCGCTAGATGGCTACGTTCTAATTTACAGCACTGTGTACAGGGTGTTCCCCGCTTCAGTCTGAAGCGAATGGCAAAGGTTCTCGACTGCCTTTATCTGAAATTGCCAATcgaatgcaatgcaatgcactTTTCGACACAAGGAAGAAGGAGAAGGGCTGTGTGAAAAGGTCAAAGGCATTCGattaactttaatttgcgCGGCTCTTTCGGCATCGTATGTAcggtatatgtatatagtatatccCCTCCATTGTTCCACGATTGTTGATTTAGTTAGCGGGTTGATGGCTGCGCAGTTCAGGTGTGCCCCTTGCATTCGGCGTGAAAGCCAAACCTACTCCTCGAGACCGAATCTCCTCGATGCAAGAGTCGCATCTCTGCGATGATGTGCCTCCTAGACGACTTACAATGGCCTGAACTGCGCTTTGATTTATGCCAGCTGAGGTCATGTCAAAGTTCATCTCCCGCATTGTTGCAATGTCACGAGGGCGGGCCTAACGGTAAGGCCATCCCAGCATTCACATTCCTCAAAGATACCCTAATTCCGATTTACACCGTAAAAGTTAATCAATTCGAATACTGTTTTGTCAATGAATTACGAAGACAAATAAATGATATTCCGATACAAAATGCCTCTAttattaagttaatttttctttattataaTTGCCTTGAAGTGTTTTTGGGCTTCGCTATAATTGCTGTTTTGTGAGGCTTAGGCACGCGTCGGCCAAACGAAAATGTCACTGTCACACAGGCGAACGGCGGCCagaaatttggccaaattgatAGCCAAATTTGGCGGCCAGGTGACGGTGCTGGCggccaagtgggcgtggccccgCTCATAATATACACAACCAATCGAATGCCGTTCGAGAGTCTCCGAGTCGCAGTCTCTGGCTAGTCTGTCAGTTagctgaaattaatttgcacagCCTGGCAAAATAATTTACGGCCTGCGCAGAGGCCGAGTAATTGAGGTGGACCACGGTGGAACCGAAGATGTGGGCAGGTTTATGGCTGCAACTTTTCATATGCTCATTGCCCGGCGCGTGACATATCACGAAATACTGTTAACGGCTTTTTCGAATCGAACTGGAAGCTGTCAATTAGTTGTAGGTACATCAAGCGAACACGTCTACCGATACTCAAACCCGAAACCTGTTTGACGAGCCgagaaaatttgaatttcggTGGAGGTAATCAAGCAAAATCGATCCTAGCCATAAtcgaatcgaaattgaaattgagtACTCGATTGTGTTGGTGCCAAGTCTCCTGCCaggcgaaatcgaaatgaactTTAGAGATGGAGAATTGATTTTCCTAACTGATTTcgtaatattaaataatgttggataaaatatatttattcggctttttcttttttagtattaataaaatcaaatttttaattatttttctttgtttttttggatGTATGAAATGCTTTTGAAGTATGCTCGCTCGTTAATTGCGAACCGCCAGCTACTTGCCTTGCTCCGATTTGCAGCTGGGCGCTCACAAATCTTGTCACTGGCGAGATTCAGCGATGCAAATATCTACGCAGCATGCAACCAGGCCGTCATCTGGATTCTGCGTCGGCGACATCCATTTCTCATTTGATCTTTATCGCCGTGCAACATGCGAACGGGCACCGCCTCCCCTTCCACTCCCACTGGCAAAGCCGCCCCAAAAGTCCTTGGTCGTACCTGATATCCGCACTGATTGTAATCAAGATTGCCAAAGCGATTTGTGGTCTGGAAAACTGTTGCGCCCAGCGACATTTCAAGGCTCTCTGTCACAGCAGCTGCTCCCCGGATTTTCCCCTTTCTCTGCCGCTTTGCAATTTGccagtttttaatttccccTGGTCCTCTCATTAGCGGACCGCGTTTCGGGTGGCCAAACAAGCCCCAGATGCCAAAGAATTGGGTCGGTTCAAGGAGCTTCCCCAAACTGTGGGGCACGCAACGCACAGACACCTTGGCGGCTTTTCGCTGTTTGCTATTTGCTATTTTGAGCCATTTGGGAAGACAGACAA
This window contains:
- the LOC6735327 gene encoding angiopoietin-related protein 7 produces the protein MGAAPQLVLIAIVLSVCHSTCSYHPRLSAYKLVFEVPLTPLEEEKIQEVRELVLDTGDNGSITLKYLVSLLGRLTERYVQLEENSKVQGVLIDNLKTLETVAKKISELKSKEINKMQDELLECSKTQEKSQMQEVEIENCKILLTQKTNILTRLEVQLNACNNTLVANEELIKILQLKNTESTTTTEPTSHPENGVTLKTDIKDLFQSQQSGCAALGNFTGVKSIEVPTMGEVNVYCNSLLAGPGWIVIQRRENGKTNFIRKWMEYREGFGNITGEFFIGLQTLHQLTKSEHYELHIQLEDFEGEQRFAHYDRFEVDEEDSGYALVSLGKYTGNAGDALTHNLHAKFSTYDEDNLEKCAARKEGAWWYGDKCGFSNLNGIYSVGDQIYDYDGVGVFWNTAEWHDNTYSLKTVHMLIRPKLN